In Sphingobium sp. Cam5-1, the following proteins share a genomic window:
- a CDS encoding TonB-dependent receptor has product MSVRKWVLLASAPLFPAMAHAQTPQSEDQTSGAGMLQDIIVTAQKRAEPLQSVPVAVSAFNSETLEHARLDNLTGLRGLVPGLTINRSGASVDVPQLSLRGMSIQDVLPSLESSIGFTVDGVPIAFQRGSLMDAYDIERIEVLRGPQGVLNGKNTTGGTINVIRSRPDPAADATGKVRFTLGSFGENDYEGVIMAPIVNDLLAVKGSITVRKNNGQFRNIVTGGRNGDRDVRTFGLAFVATPTDKLNLYLALDRVENDSDLPPYSQLLTPNLITYKVPGYFGGANSPCLNPYTASICTPLTKDKNVVESRPFPGSLRLNALTGEISYQATDDIRLVSLTGLREFKEYTLGDYDSTRFALARNESNLKAHQFSEELRFETSFNGPFNLVGGFFYMNYEYTQKTNLSVDLAALPPIATGLPDWLPPGFAYLNSVDAYVTNQHNRSTALFFQADYDLTDQLRLTVGGRQTWDRKKTHYVLYSAVPGTVRDMSVLGPLVGDVSAGVSFQKFTPKVNVQYKFNPDILAYASYSRGYNTGGFSGRTGNIVTAVQPYDPEVMDAFEIGFKSELFDHRVRFNIAAFHNILDNKQENVLQVDGSRLLSSTLNVAKAKYTGVEAELTLVPTRNWTILATGGYLHAKYSEFRGNLGQGDADLSVLRLRRTPKWTAGLVSDYTIDAGTGKFGLNAALYYTSRYETDALNDPRGSIPPVARMDVGIRYELPVGDATKLEISGFVKNVTDNTTYDGITSGESPGSLVEFANPITGRTWGVSLSARF; this is encoded by the coding sequence ATGTCTGTCAGGAAGTGGGTTCTATTGGCCTCTGCGCCGCTGTTTCCGGCCATGGCCCATGCGCAAACCCCGCAGTCGGAGGACCAGACTTCGGGCGCGGGAATGCTGCAAGATATTATCGTCACGGCGCAAAAACGTGCCGAGCCACTGCAATCGGTGCCTGTTGCGGTTTCCGCTTTCAACAGCGAAACGTTGGAGCATGCACGTCTGGATAACCTGACCGGACTGCGCGGACTGGTGCCGGGGTTGACGATCAACCGATCCGGCGCGTCCGTGGACGTTCCCCAGCTTAGCTTGCGCGGCATGTCCATTCAGGATGTGCTGCCCAGCCTTGAATCCAGCATCGGCTTTACCGTTGACGGCGTCCCGATCGCCTTCCAGCGCGGATCGCTCATGGACGCCTATGACATTGAGCGGATCGAAGTGCTTCGCGGCCCGCAGGGTGTCTTGAACGGCAAGAACACGACGGGCGGCACCATCAACGTCATCCGCTCACGACCCGACCCGGCAGCCGACGCAACCGGCAAGGTTCGCTTCACCCTCGGCAGCTTTGGCGAAAATGATTATGAAGGCGTCATAATGGCGCCGATCGTCAATGACCTGTTGGCGGTCAAGGGCTCCATCACGGTGCGGAAAAACAACGGCCAGTTCAGAAATATCGTGACGGGTGGACGCAATGGAGATCGGGACGTGCGCACGTTCGGATTGGCCTTCGTCGCCACGCCAACGGACAAGCTCAACCTGTATCTCGCGCTGGATCGGGTAGAAAATGACAGCGACTTGCCGCCCTATTCCCAATTGCTGACGCCAAATCTGATCACCTACAAGGTGCCGGGTTATTTCGGCGGCGCGAACTCGCCTTGCCTTAATCCCTATACGGCGTCCATCTGCACGCCTCTCACCAAAGACAAGAATGTTGTCGAATCGAGGCCATTCCCCGGCTCCTTGCGGCTTAATGCCTTAACCGGCGAAATTTCATATCAGGCAACGGATGATATTCGGCTCGTCAGCCTGACCGGCCTTCGCGAGTTCAAGGAATATACGCTCGGAGACTATGACTCCACGCGCTTCGCCCTGGCGCGCAATGAGAGCAATTTGAAGGCACATCAGTTTTCCGAGGAACTAAGGTTCGAAACGTCTTTCAATGGCCCCTTCAATCTCGTCGGCGGCTTCTTCTACATGAACTATGAATATACCCAGAAAACCAACTTGTCGGTGGACCTTGCCGCCTTGCCTCCCATCGCCACGGGATTGCCCGATTGGCTGCCGCCGGGCTTTGCCTACCTCAATTCGGTGGATGCCTATGTCACCAACCAACATAACCGGTCGACCGCGCTATTCTTTCAGGCCGATTATGACCTGACGGACCAGCTTCGCCTGACTGTCGGTGGGCGCCAGACCTGGGACCGCAAGAAAACGCATTATGTCCTTTATTCGGCCGTGCCGGGAACGGTGCGGGACATGAGCGTTCTGGGACCGCTGGTGGGCGACGTCTCCGCTGGGGTGAGCTTTCAGAAGTTCACGCCAAAGGTCAACGTCCAGTATAAGTTCAATCCCGACATACTGGCCTATGCGAGCTACAGCCGGGGTTATAATACGGGAGGCTTCAGCGGCCGCACGGGTAACATTGTAACAGCTGTTCAACCCTATGACCCGGAAGTAATGGATGCATTTGAAATCGGGTTCAAAAGTGAACTCTTCGATCATCGTGTCCGCTTCAACATCGCGGCATTCCATAATATTCTCGACAACAAGCAAGAGAATGTTCTTCAGGTTGATGGATCGCGCCTATTGTCCAGCACCTTAAATGTCGCGAAGGCGAAATATACGGGGGTAGAGGCTGAACTGACCCTCGTGCCCACTCGGAACTGGACGATCCTGGCGACGGGCGGCTATCTGCACGCCAAATATTCAGAGTTCAGGGGCAACCTTGGGCAGGGGGACGCTGACCTGTCGGTACTCCGCCTGCGTCGCACGCCCAAATGGACTGCTGGCCTCGTTTCCGATTATACAATCGACGCCGGAACCGGGAAATTCGGCCTGAATGCTGCCCTATACTATACCTCACGATATGAGACGGACGCGTTGAACGATCCGCGAGGATCGATTCCCCCCGTTGCCCGAATGGATGTAGGCATCCGTTACGAACTGCCGGTCGGCGATGCCACCAAGTTGGAAATCTCCGGTTTCGTGAAGAATGTTACCGACAACACCACTTACGATGGCATTACATCGGGCGAGAGTCCGGGTTCATTGGTCGAGTTCGCGAACCCGATCACGGGCCGGACATGGGGCGTTTCCCTGTCCGCGCGCTTCTAA
- a CDS encoding CocE/NonD family hydrolase, giving the protein MRDGVDLAADLYLPMASGQLEPDVGYPVIVIRTPYNKLFVQGSFGTATYLTRRGYAVLVQDVRGTNGSGGVFDPMMNEGWGERQDGIDTVRWIKQQGWCNGKVGTTGQSYMGGTQLLHLQAEGNEIDAAFVQVPAVSQFNNGWVYKGGVMDSTALCWTMGMAFTAAARMGEEVTAAIKADARAVGLPSGFAAPQMLMASPDLAFEIARGHALKDVPINRHMPFWNAWLDNRDNPEFFATNDAASRFDRVKVPVLHFTGWYDLFNRNSLDAFVNISRHGATEAARQGQRLIIGPWGHVANGMFCHFPDALVDDVAMMGAWMDRHLLGVAGDGDDHRVMLYVMGENRWRAEQDWPLPDARPTLFYLHSDGNANGAEGGGLLSQAAPGADEPADHYVSDPANPVPSLGGHSLHGGPADQRPNDHRPDILVYTTATLEEDMEVTGAIRVILHAQSSATDCDWFVKLIDLFPDGRSYNLASGMVRARYRKSRTAPEGLMPDAVERYEIELAPTSNLFKKGHRVRIVISSSDYPNSEVNPQDFLDLSTAAPKDHRIARQTIHHDAARPSAIELPVVPADRPRQWIETPFPSGETGRFYTRPIPVEEAPPVEMPLSLLPYG; this is encoded by the coding sequence ATGCGCGATGGCGTTGATCTGGCCGCCGACCTCTACCTGCCGATGGCGTCGGGACAGTTGGAGCCGGATGTCGGTTATCCCGTGATTGTTATCCGCACCCCTTATAACAAGCTGTTTGTGCAGGGTTCGTTCGGCACGGCCACTTATCTGACCCGGCGAGGCTACGCGGTTCTGGTTCAGGATGTGCGCGGTACGAACGGGTCGGGCGGCGTGTTCGACCCGATGATGAATGAGGGGTGGGGCGAACGGCAGGACGGCATTGATACTGTTCGCTGGATCAAGCAGCAAGGTTGGTGCAACGGGAAGGTCGGCACTACTGGCCAGTCCTATATGGGTGGGACGCAGCTGCTGCACCTTCAGGCCGAAGGTAATGAGATCGACGCCGCGTTCGTTCAGGTCCCGGCCGTCAGCCAGTTCAACAATGGCTGGGTCTACAAGGGGGGCGTAATGGATAGCACGGCCTTGTGCTGGACCATGGGCATGGCGTTCACCGCCGCGGCGCGGATGGGCGAGGAGGTGACCGCAGCGATCAAGGCCGACGCTCGGGCGGTCGGCCTGCCCAGCGGCTTTGCGGCCCCGCAAATGTTAATGGCATCTCCAGATCTGGCATTCGAAATCGCGCGCGGGCACGCACTGAAGGACGTTCCCATCAACCGGCATATGCCATTCTGGAACGCTTGGCTCGACAACAGGGATAATCCGGAATTCTTCGCCACGAATGACGCAGCATCGCGGTTCGACCGGGTCAAAGTGCCGGTCCTGCATTTCACTGGATGGTATGATCTGTTCAACCGCAATTCGCTGGACGCGTTCGTCAACATCTCTCGCCATGGCGCTACTGAAGCGGCGCGTCAGGGGCAGCGGCTGATCATAGGGCCATGGGGGCACGTCGCGAACGGGATGTTCTGTCATTTCCCCGATGCACTGGTCGATGACGTCGCCATGATGGGGGCGTGGATGGACCGCCACCTTCTGGGGGTCGCGGGGGACGGGGACGACCATCGGGTCATGCTGTACGTGATGGGCGAAAATCGTTGGCGGGCCGAGCAGGATTGGCCGCTTCCAGATGCTCGGCCGACGCTGTTCTACTTGCACAGCGACGGTAACGCGAACGGCGCAGAGGGCGGCGGGCTGCTGTCTCAGGCTGCTCCGGGCGCGGATGAACCCGCTGACCATTATGTCAGCGATCCTGCTAATCCTGTGCCTTCGCTGGGCGGGCATTCGTTGCACGGCGGCCCTGCGGATCAACGGCCCAATGACCATCGGCCGGATATTCTTGTCTATACGACGGCGACGCTGGAAGAGGATATGGAGGTGACGGGCGCGATCCGGGTCATCCTCCATGCGCAATCGTCGGCAACGGACTGCGACTGGTTCGTGAAGCTGATCGACCTGTTTCCGGACGGCCGTTCCTACAATCTGGCGAGCGGCATGGTGCGGGCGCGCTATCGTAAATCGCGCACCGCCCCGGAAGGGCTGATGCCGGATGCGGTCGAAAGATATGAGATTGAGCTGGCGCCAACCAGCAACCTGTTCAAAAAGGGGCACCGCGTTCGTATCGTCATTTCCAGCAGCGATTATCCGAACAGCGAGGTGAACCCCCAGGATTTCCTCGACCTATCCACCGCTGCTCCAAAAGATCATCGGATCGCGCGCCAGACGATCCATCACGATGCCGCACGGCCATCGGCGATCGAGTTGCCTGTGGTGCCTGCCGATCGACCGAGGCAATGGATAGAGACGCCCTTCCCCTCGGGCGAGACCGGACGATTTTACACCCGGCCCATTCCGGTTGAGGAGGCGCCGCCTGTAGAGATGCCATTGTCCCTGCTGCCCTATGGCTGA